The genomic interval TCTGGGCTGGAGCGCAGGCATAGGCTTGCGCCTGGCCTGGGAATACCTCATCCTTCGACTGGATATGGCCTATCGGTTACACGACCCGGCCCGTCCGATGGCCGGGTTGTTACCCGATGGGCTGCGTCGCCCCATGCTTCATTTTGGCATCGGCCACACCTTTTAACCTCTACAGAACCATGCAAGCCCTGCAACGCTTCTATCGGCGCCTGTTCCGCCTACAGGAAGACGCCCACACCCGTGAGTTGCTGCACGTATTACGCCACGTCTCCATCTTTCAGCACTTACCCCGGCGCGTCTTAAAGACGCTGCTCCCCTACCTGCATGTCCGTACCTATCGTCGTCATGAAGTGATCTACTTCGAAGGCGATCCCGGGCTGGGCCTGTATATCATTACACGAGGCACCGTGCGCCTGCTTATGGAAAACGAAAACGGTCAGTTTGAAGAGCTGGCCCGGTTAAGCGAATACGACACCTGCGGTCATCTGGCGCTGCTGGGAGAATTTCGTCGGCTGGAGACGGCACAGGCAGCCACCGAGGTTCAGGTCCTGGGCTTCTTCCGTCCGGACCTTAAGCTACTGCTCCGACGCCATCCCGCCGTTGGCGCCGCTGTGCTCCAGGCAGTAGCCCGCTACGTAGCCGCTCGACAAGTCGCGCTTATTGAATTGCTGGGCCAGAGCGCCGATCGTCGGCAGGCACTGATCTGGCTACAGGAGGCCGGTCGCCACGCCGAACATCGCCTGCCTTCCCTCCATGCAGAATGATAGCGACCGAACCCTTTCACCCTCTTGGTGGTTTGTTGAGCCCGACCGCGTTCCCACCCGAAACGGCTGTGCTGAAAAAAGGAGCTGAGCTGGAACTGATTGTCGAGAAATTTGCCGATCGCGGGAAATCGCTGACCCGCGTGGATGGGTACGTACTGTTCATCGACGGCGGCGTACCCGGCGACCGGGCCCGCGTACGCATCGTCCGGCGCAAGAAAAACTATGCGGAAGGCCGCCTTGTCGAACTGCTTGAACCAAGCCCGCTCCGCACCGAACCACGCTGCCGTTACTTTGGCACGTGCGGTGGCTGCAAATGGCAACACGTGCGCTATGAAGCACAACTCGAAGCCAAGCAACAGCGGGTCTACGAGGCGCTCGTCCACCATGGCGGCTTTGAGGACGTTGACGTTCGTCCTACCCTGCCCGCCCCTCGGCTGTACGGCTATCGCAACAAGATGGAGTTTTCCTTCAGCGCTGATCGCTGGCTGACCGCTGACGAGATCGCCAGCGGCCAACCACTCGAGCGCCATTTCGCTGTGGGTCTGCACGTGCCGGGCAACTTTTACAAAGTAATCGATCTGGAAGAATGCCACCTGCCTGAGCCGATCACGGTACACCTGCTCAATGAGCTGCGGGCGTTTTTCAAAACGCGTGGCTGGGAACCATGGGATATTCGAGAGCACCGGGGATACCTGCGCCACCTGGTCATCCGCACTGGCACACGCACCGGCGAAGTAATGGTGAACCTGGTCACCAGCCGTTACGACGAGGCACGCATGGCTGAGCTGGGCGCCTTTCTGCAGCAGTACTTTCCGGAAGTTACCACCCTGGTCAACACGATCAACACGCGGCCGGCCCAGGTGTCCTACGGGGAAGCTGTCTACACGATCTTCGGGCCGGGCGTTATCCACGACTGCATCGGGCCGTTTCGCTTTGAGATTGCGCCTGACGCCTTCTTCCAGACCAACACGGAGCAGGCCGAACGGCTTTATGAAGTGGCACGTGAGCTGGCGGCGCTGCGTCCGGACGACCTGGTGTATGACCTGTACTGCGGCACCGGAACAATCTCCATTTTTATGGCGCCGCATGTGCGACACGTCGTGGGAGTGGAGCTGGTAGCCTCGGCCGTAGAGAATGCCCGCGCCAACGCGGCCGCCAACGGCATCACGAACTGTACGTTCGTGGCCGGCGATCTGTTGAAGGTGCTCACGCCGACGTTTGTGCAAACGCACGGCCGCCCCGACGTGGTCATCGTCGATCCCCCACGCGGCGGTATGCATCCCCGGGTGGTTCGTCGCATCGGCCAGCTCCGTCCGGAGCGGTTCGTTTATGTGAGCTGCAATCCGCAAACGCAGGCGCGTGATCTGAAGCTGCTCCGCGAGCAATACCGAATCGAGGCCGTACAGCCCGTCGATCTGTTTCCGCATACCGACCATGTGGAATGCGTCGTTGCCCTGCGGGCCTGTTAACCTTTTCGAGCCATGACCCGAGGCATTGCCTTTGTTACCGGCGGAACCGGCTTTATCGGAAGCCACCTGGTCGAAGAGCTGCTACGCCGGGGCTACCGTGAAGTGCGTTGCCTGGTGCGCAGGGAGTTGCGCTGGCTGAAAGGGCTCGACATTGTACCTGTGCGCGGCGACTTCTCCCGGATCGAAGTGCTCTGGGAGGCCGTGCGCGATGCGGATGTGGTCTTTCACGTAGCAGGTGTGACGCGCGCCCGCGACTGGGCCACCTTCGAACGGGGCAACATCACGGCTACTCTCAACCTGCTGGGCGCTGTACTGGAGGCCAACCCGAACGTCCACAAGGTGCTCATCACCAGTAGCCTGGCAGCCGTAGGCTACTGCCCGGGCGGCGTGGCCACCGAGGCATCGCCCCTGCGTCCCATCAGTGCCTATGGCCGCAGTAAAGCTCTGATGGAACAGGCCCTGTGGGCCCCCCGTGCCGAAGGTCCTCCCTTTGCCGAACAGCTACCGATCGTGGTGGTGCGCCCACCGGCCGTCTACGGCCCTCGCGAAGCCGACATCTACACGTTCTTCCGAACCGTCAGCCGTGGCCTGTGCCCCATCGTCGGGAGCGGCCAACACCCGGAACTGAGCCTCGTGCACGTACGCGACCTGGTACGTGGCATGGTGGACGCCGCCGAGTCGGACGCCACCACCGGGCAAACCTACTTCATCGGTAGCGAACAGTTCTACTCCTGGCGCGAAATTCGAGACGCCGCGCTGCGTGCCCTGGGCCGCCGGGCCCTGACCGTCCACATTCCACCGTTTCTGGTGGAGCCCATCGGTGCGCTGGTAGAACTGGCCGGACGCCTGACCGGCACTTATCCCCCCCTCAACCGCGAAAAAGCCCGCGAAATCCGGCGCGCCTGCAAAATGTGCGCGGTGGACAAAGCCCGCCGCGACTTCGGCTACCGCCAGCAGATCGGCCTCGAAGAGGGCCTCCAGGAAACCATCACCTGGTACCGCCAGCAGGGCTGGCTGTAGCCCCTTGACATTGTTTTTTTGCTTAGCTTTGCAAAAAGCTGATCCCCTTTAACCAACTCCTTCCAGCCATGCGTGTACTTCGTCGCATCCTGTTTGCCGGCCTCGCTGCCATGGCCCTGCTGCTCTCAGGGGCCCAGTTTACCGGCCGCATCACCACACAAGCCGCCTGTGCCTCCGGAGGGACCTGTACCGATGCGGGGTGTATAGGCGGATGGATTCCGTGTTATATTCCGCCGGACGGAGGCCTCTGTCTGACCGAACGAACCAATCCCAGGTAATGGGAAGGGGACGTACGCTGCTGTTCAGATGGGTGGTATGGGCATACCTGGGGCGTGGCTTTTTGCCACTCCTCGGGTATGCCCAGGAGCCTATACCTCAAAAGCTTCTCTCCCGTACTTTTCGGGAGGGTGTTTTTCAGCAAATGGAACAGCTGGGTACAGATGAACTGTCGGAACTGCCATTCTATCAGGCCATCGCGCTCCAGGTGCTGCCTCAACGATTGAACGAAGTATATGTGCTCGATTTTGACGCTGCTGCCGTGCGTCTTATTCAGTTCAATCCGCCTCGTATCATTCGTACATTCGGCCTTGGCAAAGGTCAAGGACCTGGAGAGCTCGCTAATCCTACCGACTTTAAAGTAGACGACTCATTGCACATCTGGATATGCGATCTGGCAAATAGTCGAATTACTATTTTTGCCCCTGATGGTTCACTGAAGCGCACCCTCCCGGTACAACATCCTCCTCTACGCATTGCACTTCAACCTGAGCACTTCGTCGTCCATAGCATTCCCTCGATAAATGGGCAGTTATATCAATACACCCGAAATGGTCAGTTTGTACAATCTTTCGGCAAATTCTCAAATGATTTATTAAACGCAATGGCTTACATGGGATGGATTAATTCCGCAAAAGATGGTTATGTGTTTTTTGCAGGTTATTGGACAGGAATATTAGCAAAATTTAATCCTAATGGAACATGGATATTTTATCGAATGAATATCGATCAAACACCACCTCCACGTGTAAAAACGGACGAAAGGGGAGGCGCTTTGTTGACCGCAGGGCCCCTGTGACAACCTATACATTTAACGTATGGGGCAATTATTTGTATTTACACACAATAAAAGATAAAACCAATATCTTAGACGTATACGACACACAAAGTGGAGATTATCTGTTCTCCTATCGTATACCTGACCGCTTGACCCTGCCCTTCATGACAGACACCTTACTGTATGGCATTTACCAGGACACGCTCCTGACACGATGGCGTTGGATACCTGCGCGCCCTTGAAGGAACTACTCGTCTACCGCTGAAGCTTTCAGGGCAGGTTCAGGCAGGCCGTAGCCTACCACCAGCGCCATGACCAGCAGCGCCAGCGCGCCCAGCAGGGCAGTGCTCAGATAACCGAACTGCGCGTAAAGCCAGCCAGCAGCTACGCCACTGATCCCGATGCCGAGCTGTCCCAGCGCGATCGACAGGCTCATGAGCGAGCCGCGCTGCGCTCCCGGCACCAGTGCCGTCAAAAGCGACTGGAGCGGGCTCATCCGCATGCCCACCAAGGCCATCGCCAGGGCAAACATTCCGTAAATCACCGGACCGCTACGCATGAGCAGCGGAGCACCGGCCATCAGCACAGCCAGGCCGAGCGTGGCGCTTACAATGAGGGGCTTGCGTCCAACGCGATCCGAAAGCCATCCGGCCAGCGGACCGGCCACGACGTTCGCCAGCCCGCCGACCAGAAAAAGCAGGGCTATCTCCTGGGTACGGAATCCGCGCATGCGCTCCAGCCAGGTCGGCAGGTAGATCAGAAAAAGTCCGATGCTGAAAAACATCAGAAAATACACAAGCGGTGAACGTGATGTGGTTGGCTGCCGCAGCAATCCACGATAGCGCCGAAGCGCCTCGCATAGCGAAAGGGGTGCCTCGGAGCGCACACCGGGCGGCTGCGGCACATAGCGCCAGATCAGCATGGTAGCCAGCGCCATGGTCAGCCCGAACATCAAAAACGGCCAGCGGAAGTCGGCCCAGCCGGCCAGCAGCGTTCCGGTCGGAATGCCCACGATCTGCCCGAAAGCCACCCCGCTCATCACCCATCCGTTAGCCCAGCCACGCCGCTCGTACGGAAAGTAGTCTCCCACGTAACTGACAGCCGCGCCGCTGAGCAGGCCGCCGGCCATGCCAGCCATTGCCCGCACAACAAGCAGGGCACCGTAGCTGGAGGCCAAGCCATGTAGTAGCAGGGCACCTGTCATGGCACCGCTTCCAACCAGCAGCATCAGTCGCCGTCCCAGCCGATCCGAAACAGGCCCCGCTACCAGCGCCATCACGCTGAGCATTACCGCATAAGCCGTAATCAAGCTACCCTGCGCGACTTCCCCAATACCCAGCGTGGCACCAATGCGCGGCAGGATGGGCACCATAATGATTACCTGACTGCTGGCCGAAAGAACCATCAGCCAGAGCGCCAGCAGGATGCGCCATTCCGACCGAAGCGCCATGCCGTACAAGCCAACGTTTGCTGGCCCAACCGCACCCCCAACCCTTTGTTTCGACAGCTGTGAAAGCTTCGGTGCTATCGAGGAAAAACAAGACTGTTCAACAGATTCACCCTTTCAAAAGAACACGTACACCATTAACAATTCGCTAACGGTGCGATAATCACCAGATAACAGGCCACAGCTACTTTGGCAGGCGATCTCAGCAAGGGCATCGTGCCTGCCGCGTATGAAACACCTGCTGCTATGGACTTTTCTGCTGCCGACAGTCTGTCTGGCTCAGGTCCAGACAGGACGCGTTGTAGGAAGGGTGGTCGATGCTGAAACGGGCGAGCCGCTTATCGGCGTGAACGTGCTTGTGATAGCAAAGGGCACCGGCGCTGCCACCGACCTGGAGGGTCGCTATGAAATTGTCAATCTCGCTCCGGGCACCTATACGCTGCGCTTCTCCTACGTGGGCTATGTAAACCAGATCGTCCAGGGCGTTGTGGTGCGTCCCGGGAAAACAACCCGTCTTGACCTCAGCCTCGTTCCGGAATCGGTAGGCCTCGAAGCGGTGGTAGTCGAAGCGCGTCTGCTGCGTAACACCGAAGCGGCCCTGCTGGCCGAACGGCAGAAGGCAGCCGCTGTGAGCGACGCGATCAGCGCCGAAAGGATCAGCCGCACCGGCAGTAACAATGCAGCTGATGCCCTGGAAAAGGTAACAGGCGCTTCGGTGCTCGACGGCAGGTATGTCTACGTGCGTGGCCTGGGCGAACGCTACATGAATGCCCGGCTCAACGGACTGGACCTTCCCAGCGCTGACCCTGACCGCAAGGCGGTACCCTTCGACCTGTTTCCCGCTTCCCTGCTGGACCATATTGTGACCGTCAAAACGTTCACACCCGATCAGCCAGGCAGCTTCACCGGTGGCAGCGTTAACCTGAGCACGCGAGCCTTTCCTGAGGCCTTATCCATCAGCTTTTCTACCTCAATCACCTATCGTCCTCAGATGGTCGGCTTTGGCAATCCGATCCCGGCCGTACCCGGAGCCAATCCAGGCACCTGGGGCCTTCGCGCTGATCGCCTCGACGTGCCTTCGCTTTTGAAAACGTACCGATTCGAACGCATTCCCTCACTCAGCCAGGCTATCCTGAATGCCGAAAAAGCTCGGCTACTGGACCAGCTCTCACGGGCCCTTGCGCCCGAGATGACGCCCGTTTATCGGCCGGCTCCGCTTAACCGGAGCTATACGCTCTCGGCAGGCAATCGCTTCGAGCTGGGCGGCGACCGGCTGCTGGGGGTTGTAGCCAGCTTTAGCTACCGACGACAAGCTACGGCCTATGACGACGGCATCTGGGCCCGTTATCGGCTAACCGGACGCGATGAAGCGGTTCTTTCCGAAGATAACTATCTGCGCACCCTTTCAGGCACCGATGAGGTCATCTGGGGCAGCCTGATCCACGCCTCGCTTCGCTTGCATCGACACCATGAACTGGGCCTTAGCCTCATCCAGAACCACAGTGCTGAAAGCACCGCCCGCTATCAATGGGGGCGCTTTTTATCCCAGTTCCGCCCCGAAGATATCTACGAAACGCGCTCGCTCATCTACATCGAGCGTGACCTGCGCACCTATCAGGTCCGCGGCAAGCATGTCCTGGGCAGCCCATTTCAGTCCGCCATATTGCGTTGGGACTTCGCCACTACCCGCACCTGGCAGAATGAGCCCGACCGCCGCTTCTTCACAGATCATTACCGTCTCCGTCCTCGCAACGATGGCACGGTTGATACCCTCTACATCATCCGGGCCACCACCCCCCCTCAGCGCTATTTTCGCTACCTGGAGGAATCCAACCAGGTAGGCAATCTGGCACTGGAAGTGCCCTTTGCGACCAACTTTCGCCTCAAAGTGGGGGGCTACCTGGAGCACAAAACCCGCACCTATCGTGAGCGCAAATTCGTACTGCGCCAGCATCGAGGCCTTCGCTACGACGGCGACCCGGCCACCTACTTTAGCCCGAATAATCTGGGCATCATTCAGGAGCGCGATCTAAATGGCGATGGCTCCCCCGATCTGTTCACCTTCGGTCTTTATCTGCAGGAAGACACACAGCCTTCGTCCAATTACGACGGGAGTCAGCACATAGGGGCAGGCTTTGCCATGATCGATTGGATGCCTGTGCGCCGGTTGCGTGTCATCACGGGTCTGCGTTACGAGACCACCGACATCGAGGTGGTCAGTCACGACACCACGAAGGATGTCGGCCGCCTGCAGCATGCCGACTGGCTCCCGGCTGCCACCTTCATTTATCAACTGGCCAACAACATGAACCTGCGTCTGGCGTACGGTCGCACGCTGGCCCGACCGGTCTTTCGGGAGCTGGCGCCCTACTCGACCTTCGAGTATGTAGGCGGCTATCTGCTCACGGGCAATCCCAACCTGCGCCGCACGCTTGTGGACAATTTCGACCTGCGCTGGGAATGGTTCATCCGTCCCGGTGAGTTACTGGCCGCCAGCCTTTTCTTCAAGTACTTCGACGATCCGATTGAGGTTGTCTATCAACCTTTTGCCCCCAACGATAGCCCCGAGGTGCAGTATCGCAATGTGGAAGATGCCACCCTCTACGGGTTAGAGCTGGAGGTGCGCAAGCGGTTGGACTTTCTAAGCAGGACCCTGCGCCACTTTGAATTTAGCGCCAACGTGACGCTGGTGCACTCGACAGTACGGGTACCTGCCGAGGAGTTGCAATCGATTCGGGAGTTGCGGCCTAACGCTCCGGCCACACGCTCGCTACAGGGCCAGTCGCCTTACCTCCTCAACGCCGACCTGAGCTACGTGCACGAGCAACGCGGAACGGCCGTGAGCCTTTACTACAACGTGTTTGGTCCGCGCCTGAAGGAAGTCGGGTTGGGCGGTACACCCGACACCTACGAGCAGCCACGTCACACGTTGGATCTAAATATTAGTCAGCGGCTGCTAACCAACCTGTCGCTCAACGTATCGGCGAAGAACCTGCTGAACGCTCGCTACCGGGTCGCTCATTTCTACAGAGGGCGAGAGTATGTAACACGCGATTATGGAAGCGGGCGATCGTTTTCCGTTGGGCTACGCTTTCAATACTGAGCGAAAACAATCCCTGAAGATAGCGAAGCGGCGGCCTTCGGGCCGCCGCTTCGCATAAGCACTCGCCGTTAACAAACCATAAACCCAACGTAATCTCACTATGAAGCCACGTTTTACCACGCTGGTGTTTCTGCTGATGTGGCCTCTCCTGAGCCACGCGCAGCCTGTGGTGATCGTCACCGATGCCGACATCGGTCCGGGCGATCAGGTCACCTGGACCAGCGATAACATCTATGTGCTGGACGGCTTTGTCTTCGTCGAAGAAGGGGCCACGCTTACCATTGAGCCCGGCACCATCATCAAGGGAAAACCCGGTACCGGCGAAAACGCCTCAGCCCTCATTATCACACGCGGCGCACGCATCTATGCTGAGGGGACCCCTGATCGTCCTATCATCTTTACCGCCGAAGCTGACCCGCTCGACGGTAGCTTCGACGCTTCCATCCGCGGCCAATGGGGCGGTCTGATTCTCCTCGGACGCGCCCGCACCAACCTGGCTAATGGCGAAGCCAACATCGAGGGCATTCCTTCCACTGAAACCCGTGCCCGCTATGGATGCGTGCCGCACAATACGACACCTACCACCGTCGACGACTGCGATGACAACGACAATTCCGGGGTGCTCCGCTACGTCTCCATTCGCCATGGCGGCTCCAACATTGGTGCCGACAATGAAATCAATGGGTTGACGCTCGGCGCTGTCGGCCGCGGCACCACCATTGAATACGTTGAAGTCTTTGCGAACGAAGACGACGGCTTTGAATTCTTCGGCGGTACCGTCAACACCCGCTATCTGGTAGCCGCCTTTTGTGGCGACGACGCCTTCGACTACGACGAAGGATTCCGTGGCAAAGGGCAGTTCTGGTTCGCTATCATGTCGTCCGACGTAGGCAACCGGGCTGGTGAGCACGATGGTGGTCGCGATCCCGAAGACGGACAGCCCTTCGCCATCCCCCTCATCTACAACGCCACCTACATCGGGGCAGGCGCCAGCTCCGGCAACGCCGACAACGATACCTTCGTCTTCCGCGACAACGCAGGCGGTAAATACTTCAATTCCATCTTTACCGACTTCGGTAACATCGGCATTGAGGTGGAAGATGTAGCCAACGTCAACGTCGATAGTCGTCAGCGCCTCGAACAGGGGGATCTGGTGCTGGCCAACAATATCTGGTGGGGTTTCGGTGCCGGCAACAACCTGGCCGATTTTGCACCACAGGACTTTGTACAGCAACACCTGCAGGCCAACCACAACGTCGTCGAAGATCCCATGCTACGCAGCATCAGCCGCATACCTGATGGCGGTCTGGATCCACGGCCGCGTCCGGGCTCCCCGGCCCTGACGCTTCCCCGAGCCCCCTACCCCGAAAATGATACTTTCTTCACGCCCGTAGCCTATATCGGCGCCTTTGGCCCCGACACCCTCTGGATCAAAGGCTGGACGAAACTTGCGCAACTGGGCATTCTGACGGGCCTGACGCCCCCTACCCGAACACGCCCGACTACCATCATCCTGGGGGCTGGATACCCCAACCCCTTTCGCTCCAAGACAACCCTGACCCTTGTGTTGCATCAAACGCAACCTGTGCGCCTGGCCGTTTACGATCTGCTGGGACGTGAAGTCGCGCGCCTTGTCGAGGGCGTCCGCCCATCTGGCACCTACCGGTTTACCTTCGACGGCACCCACCTGGCAGCCGGCACCTATCTGGTCCGCCTTGAAACTCCATCGGGCGTACAGGTTCGAACGCTGACGCGCCTACCCTGACGCTCAACACGCTTGAGCCAGGAAGGAGGCATGTGTCCACCCCCTTCCTGGCTTTTTGCGAACTCCCCTTCGCAGACAGCCTGCGTAACGGTCATCGGCGCAAGCTTCTTCGGCATGCTCCGCAGCGTTCCTGAAGTGCTCCGCCCGCCTTTCGTTGCCGCATAACCCGAATCCTCCATAAAATGCAATCCCCCCGCTGGTTGCGGCCCGTCGCCCCATTGCGTAAGCCCAGGCCCGCCGGTATCTTTGGCGTTGCGTATCTGCATGGAGAACGCTGCACGCTATGCGCAAATATCGGTGGGTTCGCCGGCCGCTGGCCGATCCGGACGCCGTGGCCACGTTAATGGCGGCGGCGCGTTATCTTCCTGAACCGCTGGCCCGTGTGCTGGTGGCGCGCGGTATTACGACGGTGGAGGCTGCCCGTGCGTTCTTTCGTCCACGCCTGGATCAGTTGCACGATCCCTTCCTGATGGCCGACATGGAGGCGGCCGCCCGTCGCCTGGCCCGGGCGATTGAACACCGGGAGCATGTGTTGGTCTATGGTGACTACGACGTGGACGGCACCACAGCTACGGCGCTCATGACCTCGTTTCTAAAAGCGCGTGGCGTGCCCGTCCGCTTCTTTGTACCCCATCGCTTCCGGCATGGCTACGGCCTTACCCGGAAAGCGCTTGAAGAAGCCCTGGAGGCCGGCACCCGGTTGTTAATCGCGCTGGACTGCGGCATCACGGCCGCCGAAGAAGCTGCCTATGCCCGCACACGAGGCGTCGATCTGATCATCTGTGATCACCATACGGCCGGCGCGTCCTTGCCAGAAGCCGTGGCGGTGCTCGATCCCAAACGCCCGGACTGCCCTTATCCGTTTCCCGAACTTTCGGGCTGTGCGGTAGCTTTCAAGCTGGTACAGGCAACGCTCCAGGTACTGGGCGAATCGCCTGAATCGGCCTATACCTATCTCGACCTGGTGGCCCTCTCGACGGCAGCCGACATCGTGCCGTTGACCGGCGAAAACCGCGTGCTCATGGCCGAAGGACTGCGCTATCTGCGCCAGAGTCCCCGTCCGGGCCTGCAGCAACTGGCCACTCGGGCCCGATGGCCGCTGGAGCAGCTCACCATGCATGGCATCGTGTTTGGGCTGGCTCCACGTATCAACGCAGCCGGACGCCTGGGCGACGCCAACCGGGCCGTGGCCCTGCTGCTGGCCGAAGACCCGACCGTGGCCGAAGCCCTGGCAGCCGAACTGGACATGGCCAACCGCGAACGCCAGCAACTTGACCGTCAGACGCTCGAAGAAGCGATCGCCCAGGCTGAACGCCAGATCTCGGCCCGTGACGACCGCTATGCCCTGGTGCTCTACCGCCCTGACTGGCACCTGGGCGTCATCGGAATCGTAGCCAGCCGAATCGTCGAACGCTTTTACCGCCCCACAATCCTGCTCTGCGCCGTCGATTCCATTCTTAAAGGTTCAGCCCGCTCAATCGCCGGTGTCAACATCTACGACGCTCTCCGCGACTGCGAAGACCTACTACTGCAATTCGGCGGGCATACGTATGCGGCCGGGCTGGCCCTGGAAGAAGCCCGACTCGAAGCCTTCCGCGAACGCTTCAACGAAGCCGTAAGCGCCCGACTGACCCCTGAACTACTGATTCCCCGCCTGGAAATCGATGCGCTGCTTGATCTGCACATGCTTGACGCGCGCTTCTGGCGTCTGCTCCAGCGTTTCGGACCGCACGGCCCTGAAAACGAAGAACCTCTGTTTATGGCCCGCGATCTGGAAGTGGTGAACGAACCCCAACTGGTAGGCAGTGAGGGCAAACACCTGAAGTTTTTCGTGCGCCAGCGCGCCCACCCCGATGATCCCCCCTGCGAGGTCATTGGCTTCGGGCTACAACGACTCCTGCCGATTGTACAGCACAGCCGCCGCACCGGCCAACCGCTTGCGCTGGCTTTTACACTCCAGGAAAACTCCTGGCAGGGACAGACCCGCCTCCAGCTCCGACTACGCGATCTGAAACTGCAACGCGTCGAAGCTCCGGCCAACAAAATTTCTTGAAGAGGAAACCCTGACAACGACAGGCGTTGCATTTTCGCGTAGAAACATTTAGACTATGTCTAAGCAAAAGTCATCGGCCGGAGGTTGAAAGCCATGCGGAGTGATGCGGCCCCGCTGACCTGTTTCCAGAAAGGGCAACATGTGCAGATCGAATGGCTGGCCCTGGAGGAGGAGCATGCGCAACGGCTTCGAGAGCTGGGCGTGCGCGAAGGCTGCCGGGTCTGCGTCATGCTCAACGCCGACAAATGCATCCTCGGGATCGGTGCCTGTCGGCTGGCCCTGCAACGTGAAGTAGCCATGCGGCTGTTTGCTGTGCCTGCCTGAGCGATGATAACCCTGCGCGATCTCCGGCCGGGCGAACGGGGCCGTGTGACAGGTTACGTCAGCGACCGCCTCCCTCCCCGCATCTTTGAAATGGGTCTGTTGCCCGGTACTGAAATCGAAGTGGTCCGGCTGGCCCCTCTGGGTGACCCTATTGATCTAAAAGTCCGTGGCTTTCACCTCTCCATTCGTAAGCAGGATGCGGAGTTGATCCAGGTGGAACGGCTATGAGTGGAAGCTGCCACGAGCCAACTGCTGCGCTTGAAACACTCCGAGCGCCAGTCATTGTCCAGCGCATCGCGTTGGCCGGCAATCCCAACGTGGGCAAAACCACGTTATTCAATCTACTGACGGGACTGCGCCAGAAGGTGGCGAATTATCCGGGCGTAACGGTCGAACGCAAAAGCGGCCGGCTGGTCGGGCATGAAAGCATTGAGGTGATCGACCTACCGGGCACCTATAGCCTGAATCCTCGCTCCATTGATGAACGCGTCGCCTACGACGTGCTGGTCGGGCGTATGCCGGGCGAGCCGGCCCCCGACATCGTCGTGTGCGTGGTCGATGC from Rhodothermus sp. carries:
- a CDS encoding cyclic nucleotide-binding domain-containing protein, with translation MQALQRFYRRLFRLQEDAHTRELLHVLRHVSIFQHLPRRVLKTLLPYLHVRTYRRHEVIYFEGDPGLGLYIITRGTVRLLMENENGQFEELARLSEYDTCGHLALLGEFRRLETAQAATEVQVLGFFRPDLKLLLRRHPAVGAAVLQAVARYVAARQVALIELLGQSADRRQALIWLQEAGRHAEHRLPSLHAE
- the rlmD gene encoding 23S rRNA (uracil(1939)-C(5))-methyltransferase RlmD, encoding MLKKGAELELIVEKFADRGKSLTRVDGYVLFIDGGVPGDRARVRIVRRKKNYAEGRLVELLEPSPLRTEPRCRYFGTCGGCKWQHVRYEAQLEAKQQRVYEALVHHGGFEDVDVRPTLPAPRLYGYRNKMEFSFSADRWLTADEIASGQPLERHFAVGLHVPGNFYKVIDLEECHLPEPITVHLLNELRAFFKTRGWEPWDIREHRGYLRHLVIRTGTRTGEVMVNLVTSRYDEARMAELGAFLQQYFPEVTTLVNTINTRPAQVSYGEAVYTIFGPGVIHDCIGPFRFEIAPDAFFQTNTEQAERLYEVARELAALRPDDLVYDLYCGTGTISIFMAPHVRHVVGVELVASAVENARANAAANGITNCTFVAGDLLKVLTPTFVQTHGRPDVVIVDPPRGGMHPRVVRRIGQLRPERFVYVSCNPQTQARDLKLLREQYRIEAVQPVDLFPHTDHVECVVALRAC
- a CDS encoding NAD-dependent epimerase/dehydratase family protein is translated as MTRGIAFVTGGTGFIGSHLVEELLRRGYREVRCLVRRELRWLKGLDIVPVRGDFSRIEVLWEAVRDADVVFHVAGVTRARDWATFERGNITATLNLLGAVLEANPNVHKVLITSSLAAVGYCPGGVATEASPLRPISAYGRSKALMEQALWAPRAEGPPFAEQLPIVVVRPPAVYGPREADIYTFFRTVSRGLCPIVGSGQHPELSLVHVRDLVRGMVDAAESDATTGQTYFIGSEQFYSWREIRDAALRALGRRALTVHIPPFLVEPIGALVELAGRLTGTYPPLNREKAREIRRACKMCAVDKARRDFGYRQQIGLEEGLQETITWYRQQGWL
- a CDS encoding MFS transporter, which encodes MALRSEWRILLALWLMVLSASSQVIIMVPILPRIGATLGIGEVAQGSLITAYAVMLSVMALVAGPVSDRLGRRLMLLVGSGAMTGALLLHGLASSYGALLVVRAMAGMAGGLLSGAAVSYVGDYFPYERRGWANGWVMSGVAFGQIVGIPTGTLLAGWADFRWPFLMFGLTMALATMLIWRYVPQPPGVRSEAPLSLCEALRRYRGLLRQPTTSRSPLVYFLMFFSIGLFLIYLPTWLERMRGFRTQEIALLFLVGGLANVVAGPLAGWLSDRVGRKPLIVSATLGLAVLMAGAPLLMRSGPVIYGMFALAMALVGMRMSPLQSLLTALVPGAQRGSLMSLSIALGQLGIGISGVAAGWLYAQFGYLSTALLGALALLVMALVVGYGLPEPALKASAVDE